The Jeotgalibacillus haloalkalitolerans region ACATCTTCTTTCATGTTCCCATCCTGATCAACTGTTACACTTGTGCCGTACGGGTTACCTCCTGAGGCAAACGTAACCGGATCCGAGTAACCAGGCGCTGCAATGATCGCACCCCAGTGCATCATCGTTGTATACAGGTTCAGAATCGTTGCTTCCTGTCCGCCGTGCGGGTTCTGCGCTGAACTCATACCGCTCACTACTTTATTAACAAGCTTACCGTTAAACCATAAGCCGCCTGTTGTATCAATGAAATTTTTCATTTGCGCAGGCATCGTACCGTAACGGGTTGGGATGCTGAAAATATAAGCATCAGCCCATTCAAGATCATTTAGCGTGACAACCGGAACGTCTTTAGTTTCTTCATAGTGTTCCTTCCATGCCGGATTTGAAGCAATTGCCTGTTGTGGTGCAGTTTCCTCTACCTTCAGTACTTTGACCTCAGCTCCGGATTCCTTCGCTGCTTCCTCTGCCCATTTTGCTAATTGATAGTTCGTTCCTGTTGAACTGTAATAAATAATGGCTAATTTTACGTTTGACATTGTGCACGCTCCCTTTTTACCATATAAATTTTCAGAAAATTAATTCACGCTTTATATTATTGCCTAATATTTTCATTTTTAAACATAGTTTCGAACATCTCAGTTTCAAAGTATCAGACGGAATGCTTTTACATAGAATGAGTAAGATGTAGAATTTACTCTTGAAGGAGGAATACATTTATGACGTTATTGATTATCAGCGGGAGTTCCCGTGAACATAGTAATTCAGAGTATTTTGCAGAAAAAGCTGCTGCAACTTATCAGGGAGAAGTAAAGTGGATACGTTTAAGAGAGCTGACCATCCACCAGATTCATGATCAGCGTCATGATTCAAATGGATTTGATCCGGTTGATGATGATCACGCGGAGGTGGTTAAAGCTATGCTTGATGCAGATGAAGTGCTTTTCGTCACACCACTTTACTGGTATGGCATGAGCGGATATATGAAGACCTTTATCGACAGATGGTCTCAGGCGATGCGTCAGCCTGAGCTGAACTTTAAAGAACGTATCGCCGGCAAACCCGGATCTCTAATTACATGCGGCGGTGACCAGGTTGACCTCAAAGGTCTGCCGCTCATTCTGCAGTTTAAACATATATTCGATTTTACTGGAATGGACTTTAAAAAGTATTTCATCGGGGAGGCAAGAAAACCGGGTGATGCTGAAAAGAGTAACAGATTGAATCAGCTTGAAGGTTTCTTCAATTAGTCTTAAAGCTTCTGCGACCTTTTAAAAGGGAGCAGGAGCTTTTTCAATGAGCACCTAATTTCTTGACAATAGGCATTTCCTTATACTATAGTGATCACTGTTTACTGATAACTAAAAGTAACTGATATTAATAGAAAGTACGTAAGGAGGATTTTTTATCATGTCAGCAACTACTTTAGAGAAAAACGTACTAGATGTACTTTTTGAGAGAAGAGCAACAAAACAATATGATCCTGAAGTTGAAATCAGCCGTGAAGAGCTGAATGAACTTTTAGAGGCAATGGGACAGGCACCTTCAGCATGGAATCTTCAGCACTGGAAGTTCCTTGCTTTCCATAACCCGGAATCACAGGAGCGGTTGCTTCCAATCGCATACAACCAGCAGCAGATCACAGATGCATCAGCTGTCATTGCTGTTCTTGGCGATCTGAGAGCAAACGAAAATGTAGATGCTGTGTTTGACCCGGCTGTTGAAAAAGGCGCAATGTCTGAAGAAATCAAGCAGGCATTGAATGGTCAAATCCAGGGTGCATATGAGAATGAACAATTCGCACGTGATGCAGCTTTTTCAAACGCTTCACTTGCAGCGATGCAATTTATGATTGCTGCGAAAGCAAAAGGCTGGGATACATGCCCAATCGGTGGATTCAGCGATGCACAATTAATCGAGGAGTTCGAGATTTCTGACCGCTATGTACCTGTCATGCTGATTACAGTTGGTAA contains the following coding sequences:
- a CDS encoding flavodoxin family protein, producing the protein MTLLIISGSSREHSNSEYFAEKAAATYQGEVKWIRLRELTIHQIHDQRHDSNGFDPVDDDHAEVVKAMLDADEVLFVTPLYWYGMSGYMKTFIDRWSQAMRQPELNFKERIAGKPGSLITCGGDQVDLKGLPLILQFKHIFDFTGMDFKKYFIGEARKPGDAEKSNRLNQLEGFFN
- the wrbA gene encoding NAD(P)H:quinone oxidoreductase type IV; this encodes MSNVKLAIIYYSSTGTNYQLAKWAEEAAKESGAEVKVLKVEETAPQQAIASNPAWKEHYEETKDVPVVTLNDLEWADAYIFSIPTRYGTMPAQMKNFIDTTGGLWFNGKLVNKVVSGMSSAQNPHGGQEATILNLYTTMMHWGAIIAAPGYSDPVTFASGGNPYGTSVTVDQDGNMKEDVADGVKYQAKRTIEVAKWVKAGKE
- a CDS encoding nitroreductase family protein, giving the protein MSATTLEKNVLDVLFERRATKQYDPEVEISREELNELLEAMGQAPSAWNLQHWKFLAFHNPESQERLLPIAYNQQQITDASAVIAVLGDLRANENVDAVFDPAVEKGAMSEEIKQALNGQIQGAYENEQFARDAAFSNASLAAMQFMIAAKAKGWDTCPIGGFSDAQLIEEFEISDRYVPVMLITVGKAAKEARKSERIDIDELVEYL